In Fusarium fujikuroi IMI 58289 draft genome, chromosome FFUJ_chr02, the genomic stretch CGGGCGGTTTAGCGGAAAGCGTGACAGTGTTTAACGGTGCGCAAGACGCAGGAGATGGTTGAGGTGGATTGGGTTAGGTCTTGGGATGTACGGATATCGAGGATTGTTTTCGGTGGCTTGACGTGGTTGTGAGAGGGAGAGACCGAAAGCGGGCGAGAAAGACGAGATAGAAGTGAGAGAGAGTGGAGGAGACGAGAGAGAACAGCGAGAGCGAGGGCTTGAGTGTCCAGTGAGCGACACTTGTTAGCGCTGTTAGCGTGAGTGACAGTTGGCAATAGAACAAGTCAGACCCTGTTTCTAGGTAGGCAGGTAATATAGCAACAAAGCAGGTATAATACGCTAGAATATTCTTGTGTGTCTTGAATTGAAATAAAATATCCCGTGGGCATTGactgaaaagaagaatgagaTGTTGATTGactgatttgatttgatttgtttgtggatgagaatgaggagaaaCAGTGGATAGACCCGGCTGGACTGCACTGTCTGATACCGCTGCACGCACTGAGAATGAGCCTCCACCCGATGGAATTCAGTCGCGTCGTTCCACTGCCTCCACTAAAATCTCGGGTACCTGTACTGTGCGCCTTGAAACAACCTAGCCATTGGGCTTCACCTCAGTTTCATCCCATCAACAATAAAACTCGGCTCATGGTTGCATAATAAACCACGCAAATATTCTGCAGCAAATAAATATTCAATATTCAGTTTTTTAAGTAACTATCCAATATTCACAATATTCAGTCCTATTTCTTCTGCGCGGCAGTtacctcctcctcaagcgGCAGAATATGCGGCAGAGGTCCAACAGGCGTGATAGAGAAAGGGTTGATCTGAGTGTGGCTCCTGGTGTAGTGCCACTTGATATGCTCAAACTGCGTAGTATCCTTGAACGCGGGATCATTCCAGTATAGGTTCCGCATCCACTTGTGCAGAGCTGGGTATCCTGAGCGAATGTCGCGGATGTTGCACTTGAAGTGCTGCACGTAGACGGGATCGAAGCGGATAATTGTGACGAACAGTCGAATGTCGACTTCGCTAATCTTGTCGCCGAACCAGTAGGGGCCTTGTTGCTCAGACAGGTGCTTCTCAGCGCGGTCCAGGGCTTCAAAGAGGGCTACGACGTTACGCTCGTAGGCTTCACTGGTGGTTGCGAAGCCGGACTTGTAAACACCGTTATTAATGCCGCCGTATTGCCACTCATGGACCTCCTCGATTTGCTTCTGGAGATCTTCAGGGTACAGCTGGATGGCCTTATACTTCTCATCCAGCATGTCGTCATACTATAGTGGACTAAGTTAGTATTCGTAAGGCAAAGCACATACTAAATAACTTGCCTCAGTACCAAGCATTCGCAGAATTTCACTGCTTTCGTTGCTCACAATTCGGtttgtcttcttgtcaaACAGAACTGGCACGGTGTATCGACCATCATAGTTCTTCTCACTCTCAAAGTACACATCCTTCAAGTGAGTGAATCCCTCATGACCCTTGATAGGATCAGGGATCACATTGTCGCCGGGAACATCCTCATCTTTGGAAACAAATCGCCAGCCTCCCTCACCAAGATGCCAATGCACAACTGAGTAGGAGATGATGTCCTCAAGGCCCTTAAGTTTGCGGGCGATGAGTGTACGGCACGCCCACGGGCATGCGTAGCTCACATAGAGGTGATATCGGCCAGCCTCAGCAGGGTACTTGGCATTGGGATCGCGAGAAATCCAGTCTCGGAATGAGCTGACTTGACGCTTGAACTCGCCAGATGTGTCGCCGGGCTTGACCCAGTCAGTGACTTTACCAGTGCTTGACTGTAGCTCTGTTAGCAAGCTGAGAAGAGCAGTGAGAGTATCTGGTCTATGTACCATTCTGATTTGATGTGGGGGCTGAACTTGAGTGAGAAGGGACGGTTCAAACGATGATGCTTTGATAGATGTGATGGATCTAATCGATTGTTGTTGCAGTGGTCTAAAGAGGGAACTCCTAGTGAAAACTCGAGGTGATCGGATTCGAATTCCTCGCATTGACATGTCTATAAAAACAAATCGGACCTTTCAATGAAGGCGACAACCAACACCTTTATAGCTGCAGCTGAAGAGAGTAGACTACGAGAAAAGTGGCCATCACCATACATGATGGAACCCTTGCTCACTCATGACTTGCTCAGCAGCCCCTCACAAGCTATGGCAGCTTAGTTACCAACCAGATAAAGCCCGTCCTCCCAATCCCCAGGGCCTGTTCCTCCGTCTGGTGGGTTCCCCGAGAGCTTCCATTCCTGAGCTATTCCGTCCTAGAGCTTTGGCTGCCACGCTTGGAAGCATTCCATAATCGTGGCGTAATAATCGACCCCGCTTTACTGCGAGTTGCTTAGTTATCATCCTCTACTGTCTTGATAAGCCCATGTCCATCATGACGACTGGCTTGGTAAAGAAAAATCCCCTTCCTTATCGAGTCAAGGATTATAGTCTCGGCAGTTCAGCATATGTTTTTGTTTGCATACGGGAAAAGAAGATCGTTGGGGTCTCAGAATAGTCAACAGCAAATCGGAGAAAAGTCCGCATAAGCTTTGTCATACAGTAACGAATTTATCTATCTTTATAGGCTGATTCCTTTCATCGTTCATGTGCTCATTTGCACTCCAGTCGTTTCAAACATCCCATATACATACTTCAAAAGACTGCTCAAGAGCTTCACAGTCACAGTGCTTAtgccatcttgaccttgatgtagGGCacttcaacatcctcctcagcaagatCCTCAGCAACTATCTCAAAAATGACTTCCTTTTGGTGTGAAGGAATAGGCTTCTTTGAGATCGTCTCAACCAGCTGGCTCAGCTTGAGGTCATAACGCTCCTTCAATTTCGAAGGAGGGAAGAATGAAGCGTAGAGGAGGCTGACCCCTGAGCTCAGCATGCTGATGGTCAgacccttggccttgaaggTATCCAAAAGCTCCTTCAAAGTGATgtcctcaatctcaaaccGATCCCAAATCTTATCCAACGTAACCTTGCCCTCAGGACCTTGGTATTCCACCTTGGGACTAGCGATAGGCTCACTGAAGCCAAAGAAAGGCAGAGCCAGGTTGATGAAACCGTTCTTGTACTGCTCTAGATCATCCTTGCCATCGATGATCTTGTACAGCTCAAGCACCACAAGACCGGTAACTAATGCCGTAGTCGTAGCGATGGCGGGAATGATCTTGCCAGCGATGAACTTGGTCTTGTGTCGATCAGCAGGCTCAATCTTGTAGTTCTCTGCTCGGAGGTTGCTGCAAGCAGTGATGAAGTCGATGTGATGATTCGAGTCATCGTCCTTCTCGAAGTCAACAGGGACCAACTGGAATCCAGACAGAGAGCTGGGCGATGGGAGGCTGGTGGCCAACTTCTCGATCTCGTCATTGTCATCGAAGTTGCTTGACTCGGGCTCCTGATCATGAATTAGCACTGGTTGTTAAATCGGATGCAAAAATACTTACCACAGGCTCCTTATCGTCGGCCTGGATCTTCACGTTGGAACTGGGTGTAAAGTCGGGAACGATGACATTGTCCAATTCTCGCAGATAGATGGACCTGTCGGTTCCAGGAGACTTGATGTTGTAGTTGAAAGCATGGAGGTTGGCTGCCGCAACAATGAACCCGAAGTGAGAAGGGTTGTTGGGGTCGAACTTGAGCGCATCGGGAGCTCGCTTGGGTCCGGACCAGAAAGGAGTACCAGACGAGGTCTCAGAATCCTTGGGAAAGTTATACAAGAGCTGCTGGATCTTGTTGGAAAACTCAGTCTCAAACAACTGACGAGCCCAGGCAATACAGTCCTCAAACGTTCGTGGCCTCTCAGTCGTGAGATAGTTCCTAATAGTCTCAAGAGTCTCCTTCTGGTTACCGCCCTGCTTCAAAGAATTCTCAATGAACTGAGGCTGGGTCAAGTACAGGTTGACAGTTTGAGGAGCTTTGACAAAAAGCTTCTCAAACATGTACTCCTTGGCCCAGGCAATAGTGTGATCGATCTTGTTGGGGAAACTTCGGATTGTGCACATAGGGAACTCCTTCTCGGGAGGGTCCTGGGAGGATGAATAAGACTCGGTGAGATGGGGCAGAACGACCTGCGTGTTGCCCTTGGTTCCAAGAGTACCACTCTCGAGAAGAGGCTTCTGGAAGAAGACGCATCGGCGGTCAACGTAGGTTCGAGCTTCAACGTTGTCGAGAGCATTGGTGACACCATCAAGGTTTCGCCAGAAATCCTCGTTGAAAACATTCTCGGTCTCGGGGCTAACGCGTTCCTTGAGTGTTACCATGTGGCCCTGGAGGTCAGGGTTCATTCGCTGAACAGCAAGAGCAGCACGGTCACTCTTCATCTGACCAACATCATCGGCGCGGAACAAAAATTGACGGTTCAGGTTACTCCTCTCGATCGAGTCCATGTCGGTCACCCAGATCTTGCCCTCCGGTCCTGTTCCGAGACCAATCATGGCCCagttcttgagcatctcacAACCAATGGCACCAGCGCCAACGAGGAACTGCTTCAGGTTGGCAATCTTGTCTTGGAACTCGGTACCGAATACAGCGATCTGTCCATCATATCGGCTACCGATAGGCTTGCAGAGCTCCGCAGATCGCTTGGTAGATGTTGGCAGGGACTCAAGTGAGTCGAAGTACATCCACTGGTTGATGGGCTGGAACTTGCCAGAAACAGCCTTGAGGACCTCCTGTGCCACAATACCACCAAAGTAGGCAGCCATGGGGTTAAGATCACCCTGGGCTTGGTAGCTCAGCTCcttcagaagcttctcaTTCAGCTCAATGTCCAGACCCTCCTGCTCGGCAAACTTCTTGGCGGCACCGAGAACAACAATagcgtcatcatcgtccatGGGGTTAGGAAGTCGCTTGTGAGTGAGTTGGAAAGCATGGAGTGCCTGGAAACCGAGGTGCAGCTGCTGAGGTCGGTCGAATTTGGCAAAATCTGAGATAAGAAACTCGGGTTCCTTGAGCGCAGTGGTGAAgtccttgaagttgatgatcttgggcaTCTTGACCTGTTGATACATGCCGCCTCGCTTGTATTGACCGAGTCCAGAAACATCACCGATTGAAAAGGTATAAGGGCCCTTCACCGTGATCTTTCGGGGCTCGGCTCCGTTCAGTGCCTCCATTCCTTCCACCTCGGAGAATGTCACGTAATCGCCATCTTCCAGTCCATGTCGAGTTTCGTCAAGCGCAGACACCAAGCCCTCCTCGTCAATGCCTGCCACTATGCCGTTAAGAGGAGTTTCGCCGGTAGGATCGATACAAGTGAACTTCTCGCCAAAGTCACAGAAAACGGAGCCGAAAAGACCATATGTGTCGGCAATAACGACGTAGATGCCCTTGCTGTGGCAGTAGTCGCCGATAGCCTTTTGTTGGTGGATAGGCGCATTGGTCAGAACAACAACTTGGTACTTGTCGAACTGCGAAAGTTCACCATCAAGGCCAGGAGACTGGTGGAGCTTAACGGGGGTGTAGGCGTTGAGCTCGGCGACACGAGGCACAGTGACCTCATCTCTGGGCTTTCCGACATCGTTGGGTGTAAGGAAGAACTGGGACGAGAGGTCCGCAATCTGGACTGGAGCAGGGTCGTAGAGGGTAAGGCTTTTGACACCAGCTAGAGCGATGTTCTTGGCAATTTCCACGCCGAGGCCCTTTAGACCGACGATGAGCACATTAGAAGCGCCCATACGCTTCATGGCCTCGTGGCCCAGCACATAAAGTTGTCGGCTGTAGAGGGACTCGTCGATTTCGTTGTGTCCGACAACAGACTCATCGACCTGCATTCGGGTCGCAAGGTCGACCTCTGGTTGCTTTTGTTCCTATTGAGACGGACTGTTAGAATCTCCGGGCCCTGTTTGCATGTTCATAGTCTCTCAAGCGACACCTGCTTTTCACATGTTCTGATGCTTCAAGCAAGATTGGCAGGCGGCAAGCCGAAACAGGGAGTACAGAGGATCCAGACTTACGGTCATTATTCTTTTATGGGTGGGTGACTCCCCTTTGGAGAGCTTTCGCTTCCCCAGCTTGTCCGTTTCTGAAAAGGTGGTAATGTTGGAAACGCTGCGTCAGTCGTTGCGAGGGCGATCCAACACCAGGCAGAGCTCAACCCCGCGAAAGGGTAGAAGGAGACGGTGAGAGATGGAGAAAGTGGAATGAGTTGTCCGCGAGCGATGTGAATCTTTGTCGCAGACCGTAGAGTCGTAAAATTCGTGTTGTGAGTATGGTCAAATGTGGTTTGTAAGAAGAGAGATTCTGACTTTGAAAGTTGAGTGGAACAAGAGCGCGACATGGAGTGTCCTACGGTGATGAGGTAATGGCTCAAGTCCCCTGGCAGAGCTGTCTTGCCCCACTAACCATAGGTTACTGTCAGCGGGCGCCTCAGCTTTAATAAGCCACCTGGCCTGAGGTATCAATCAGTGCAAGGCATCACTACCTACTGGGTACtaaccttaggtaggtatgcaTTTCTTATTATCAGTTCATGTATACTGCATTTGTTGTAATGAACAAATTTGAGCTGTTTCTATGAATCATTCACCCAACAGCAGCCTACATTGAAGTCTTCGCTCCCTCAAGTACACAAGCTCAGCGTGGCACAGCAGCCCCTCAGCAAGTCAACTGCATGGTCGTTCAAGGTTGCTAGGGTGAAAGCTACTCGTAAGGTGACGCCCCTCTCATGGGTCTAGCACTTGATGGCTACTGATTCTAAGCTTCTGTTGGATTCCATTGACTTGACACGGTTAGTTTCGGGTGTATAGAACCCTTACGGACACATCAGCATGACTTTTTAGGATATTGCAGCGATCTcgaccctcttcttcaggtaCCCTCAGAATCATGCAGGTCAATCATGAGATTTCACGGCGGGGTCGAGGTACGCGGGGCATTTTCACGCATGATGCCATACTAAGAGCTTCATTTACGCCACAAAGAAACGTACTTGATTAGCAGCTTGGGATGTAGCGCTGAGATGCTTGATTATATCTCTCAATTTATTGGTGCATTCTTTGTTCACCAAAAACTCATGCCAATAGAGGTCATATCACAGAGGTTCACGTTGGATCTCAATTATTCTTTATTTGACTGTCCCTCGGAAATATGTAGAAAGTCGCCATGTTTGGTTCCTCACTCCATACTGCACCCCGATGCCACATGTCTGTAGGGGTATAATGAGCATCAGGTCGATCGTTGTATTCTTTGAGCATTTGCAGCTCATTATAAGCCCGTCAAAGCTTCATAACTCCAAAATCGATCGAAGGATAACGGTAGATAATTGGGGGGCTTAGTTGATCTTCTGGAGCTCAACCTCGCTGAAGGAGTAGTCAGTAGGCTGTTCATTTATCTGGTAGCCTGCAATCAACTTACAAGAGGAGAGTGGCGTTGGGAGGGATGGCGCCGGGGAAGCCACTGTTATCTGTGTTAGCTGTTTCCTCATAGTATAGCTTGGTCACCAGAGGCATAGTAGCCATTGCCCGAATTTGAGAGCTTACCGGGCGCCATAGCCGTAGTCACTGCCAGTGATTGTTAGCATTCCGAATATCAGCTAAtctgaggatgttgagatcaCTTACGGGGTGATGTCGAGAAGGGCCTTCTCGCCGAGCTGCATTTGGGTAACACCCTCATCCCAGCCTGTTTTGAGTCAGCTTCGTTGTCTTATGCGTTATGGAACCGAAAATGGATAGGGAGACGCACCCTTGATGACCTGGCCAACACCAATGGTAACGACGAAGGCACCGCGGCCGACGGAGCTGTCGAACCTATTGAAGAGAGTTGTCAACTGAGTTCAAGAGCGGAGGGTGTACGAATGAACATACTGATCACCCTTGTTGTCAGGCTTGGACTCGTCCTTGACCCAGCCGGTGTATTGGATGGTGACCTTTTCGCCAACCTTGGGAGAGGGGCCGCTGCCCTCGGAGATGATGGTCTTCTGAACACCCATTATGGCTTGTGTGAAAGAAAAGTTGCGAGGTTGGGTAAAAAAGGGATTGATTCGAGTGGATGTGCGAGTAACGCGGACGATGGATGCAGGAAAGAAAGGGCGCATCTTGAAAAAGAGGAGGCGAGCGTGGAGCTTTATACCTACAGTACCTAAACCTAACAGCTGAGCAAGCAAGCGTTGGGACGAGGCAACTGAAATGCGGTGCTGATGCGGTGCCAGAcccaggaacaggaacaatGGGATTGGATTTCTTCTGTTGAGCTCCCCGTATgatcaatggcttcagaaGCTCGATAAGCTCTTTCAATTGGATCTCAGGGTAGCAAATGGCGGGGCAGTCAGATCGACGGCGGGGCAATGGTAACTGGAATGACGATTGGTACCAATCAGCTTGCCCGAAGGCCCCACTAGGGATGACGATTGGGAGAAGCTCACGGAATCCAAGGAGGTCACGAATAGCTTAAAGATACTTCCATTCATCagcctttttgtcactttGAACGAGTACTTTTGGCTCAATAGGAACACCTGTTGGTCCCGGAGTTAATGTCACTCATCAATCGGATAAAATACCGCATTAAAGCAGATGTCGTGATTGTTCTTGGCCGATGTAAGAAGGGACTCGGACCCTGAACAATGGCGCCTATCGATGAGAGATGTACCTTGCTTCAGAGGTACACCCGCTATGGCGATTTGTGCTGCAAAGAAAGAGTATTTTTCGAAGCCGGTACTTGAAATCCTCACCAACGTCATCCGCGTTAAGCAGTCAAGGCAGTTCGCAGGgataaaagatttaaatagTAACATTCAAGAAAGGGACGTTGATTAGAAGAGCTTCGATCCAGCGTGGTCTAATGACCTCGCTTTAACTTACTTCAGCCACCAGCTTCCCCAGATCGTCCCTTGCCGTAGATGTTGATgtactaggtaccttagtaggtaaggtagcgCAGCGACCAGCTGCGAGAATCACGGAGCTCTAGGGTAAGGCATATATGACAAGAATGAACTTGTGTGAGCAGAATCCTACGCACCTTTTACATCATTCACTTCTATGATTTCTATATGATTATGTATGATGTGGGGGATTGAAACCAGGATATCTGTGTCGTTATCGAGTTTGACCTAGGGTGATGACTATGGAGGAAACACTACATATTGCATTGTGAGATATCGTCCTTCATTATCATTACCTTTACAAATCGGTTACGCATAGTAAATTCAGAAATTCATATAAGAAAATACTCGGTATTCTCATCAAACATGCCAGTGTTTCTTGATCGTGCCAGTTACGCCCCCAAATGCCACAAAATTATCCGAATACTGGTGTTCCATACGGAAACTGATGGATTTATGGGCTCTCGGCGTTTGTCGTGGAAGACTACGGCCGCACAGCATATTAAACAATCACAAAGGGCTGAGAATAAAGCTGGCCCGTGAGAAGTATGATCGTCCCGGCTCGAATCAAGGTTCAACAGTTTGTTTGATCTTCAGTGCACGGTTACATGTTCGGGTGTGATTCTTCGTAGCTAAGGAGTAGCACATACTTTAACTTGAGTATAAGAGCATGAAGCATCACGGCGCAAAAGAGCGTTGCATTGAAAATCTCCAAAATCAAGAAAACTTGAAATTACTCTCCTTTATGCACAGCAATACTCGGCTTGGGGTAGCATCGTCAAAGCTACAGAGTCCAATGATAATGTCgaaatatctataaaatgGTACCAGGCTCCGCGACTAACGACGTGAGACATCAGATTCAACAGAACAATTACCACTCGACACTCCTTTTTCAAACATGACAAAATTCTTCAAAGCAGCGCTGTGCGCTTCCATCGTCTTCCTGGCTGGAGCATCAGCCAAAGTAAATCTCACCAATGCTGTCCTCACTGTTCTGGAACAGCACAAGGACTTGACTGCATTCTATGAACTCTTCAAGTCAACCGGAGATGGCGCTGGAATTCCCGAACCTGCATTCGAGGAGCGTATCAATGACAACAACGTTGGTCTTGACTTTACTATACTCGCTCCTACCAACGAGGCGATTGCTAAGGTCCATGGCCTCACGGAGAAGCTGACCACAGCAACTGGTTATCCTCTTCTGACCGCTCTTCTCCGTACACATATCTTGCCGGGAAAACTCGCTCCACATGATCTATATCATAAGAACATCATCTCGATCGAAGGGTTTTCCATTCATACCGACTCGAAGGGGGATATCACCACCAACCCAGGCCTGACGAAGACCGAAGTGCGCGCTGGCACACAAGCCAGACTCCTGAAAGACAGGAGAGGCAAACCAATTATTGTTCGCGCTTCGAACGGTGTCGTTTATAAAATCGACAACATTCTTGATCCATTGCTCACCTATTTCGGTGAAGACTCCGCCAGAAATCACCGCTCTCTACCAACCATCAAGCACTCCCCTTCCAAATCAATGAAGGATATATTGGCCGCCGACCCCGAGACTTCTCGCGCCAGAGAACTGCTCTACACTGTTGCGCCATGGTTCCCCAGAGATCGTCTTGACATGTTATT encodes the following:
- a CDS encoding probable ubiquitin-protein ligase (E1-like (ubiquitin-activating) enzym), with amino-acid sequence MTEQKQPEVDLATRMQVDESVVGHNEIDESLYSRQLYVLGHEAMKRMGASNVLIVGLKGLGVEIAKNIALAGVKSLTLYDPAPVQIADLSSQFFLTPNDVGKPRDEVTVPRVAELNAYTPVKLHQSPGLDGELSQFDKYQVVVLTNAPIHQQKAIGDYCHSKGIYVVIADTYGLFGSVFCDFGEKFTCIDPTGETPLNGIVAGIDEEGLVSALDETRHGLEDGDYVTFSEVEGMEALNGAEPRKITVKGPYTFSIGDVSGLGQYKRGGMYQQVKMPKIINFKDFTTALKEPEFLISDFAKFDRPQQLHLGFQALHAFQLTHKRLPNPMDDDDAIVVLGAAKKFAEQEGLDIELNEKLLKELSYQAQGDLNPMAAYFGGIVAQEVLKAVSGKFQPINQWMYFDSLESLPTSTKRSAELCKPIGSRYDGQIAVFGTEFQDKIANLKQFLVGAGAIGCEMLKNWAMIGLGTGPEGKIWVTDMDSIERSNLNRQFLFRADDVGQMKSDRAALAVQRMNPDLQGHMVTLKERVSPETENVFNEDFWRNLDGVTNALDNVEARTYVDRRCVFFQKPLLESGTLGTKGNTQVVLPHLTESYSSSQDPPEKEFPMCTIRSFPNKIDHTIAWAKEYMFEKLFVKAPQTVNLYLTQPQFIENSLKQGGNQKETLETIRNYLTTERPRTFEDCIAWARQLFETEFSNKIQQLLYNFPKDSETSSGTPFWSGPKRAPDALKFDPNNPSHFGFIVAAANLHAFNYNIKSPGTDRSIYLRELDNVIVPDFTPSSNVKIQADDKEPVEPESSNFDDNDEIEKLATSLPSPSSLSGFQLVPVDFEKDDDSNHHIDFITACSNLRAENYKIEPADRHKTKFIAGKIIPAIATTTALVTGLVVLELYKIIDGKDDLEQYKNGFINLALPFFGFSEPIASPKVEYQGPEGKVTLDKIWDRFEIEDITLKELLDTFKAKGLTISMLSSGVSLLYASFFPPSKLKERYDLKLSQLVETISKKPIPSHQKEVIFEIVAEDLAEEDVEVPYIKVKMA
- a CDS encoding related to ECM4 protein (involved in cell wall biogenesis and architecture), with protein sequence MVHRPDTLTALLSLLTELQSSTGKVTDWVKPGDTSGEFKRQVSSFRDWISRDPNAKYPAEAGRYHLYVSYACPWACRTLIARKLKGLEDIISYSVVHWHLGEGGWRFVSKDEDVPGDNVIPDPIKGHEGFTHLKDVYFESEKNYDGRYTVPVLFDKKTNRIVSNESSEILRMLGTEASYLYDDMLDEKYKAIQLYPEDLQKQIEEVHEWQYGGINNGVYKSGFATTSEAYERNVVALFEALDRAEKHLSEQQGPYWFGDKISEVDIRLFVTIIRFDPVYVQHFKCNIRDIRSGYPALHKWMRNLYWNDPAFKDTTQFEHIKWHYTRSHTQINPFSITPVGPLPHILPLEEEVTAAQKK
- a CDS encoding putative peptidylprolyl isomerase, which translates into the protein MGVQKTIISEGSGPSPKVGEKVTIQYTGWVKDESKPDNKGDQFDSSVGRGAFVVTIGVGQVIKGWDEGVTQMQLGEKALLDITPDYGYGARGFPGAIPPNATLLFEVELQKIN